The sequence ACAATTTCGCCGAGgcattgatttttaaaaaaattatttgcagttgatatcaatcagaagttaaacgaaattttgaaatttggaatgtcaaattttttagactattatttatttgccaaatttcgttcaactcccaattgataacaactgtaagcaattttttaaaaatctatacctCAGTGAAATTGTTATCACAGTCatcgtatatttttaaaaagtgggtaGGAGGGTGACACTGTCTGCGAATGCCCTTaacattacattttttaaatttagcgcaacgattaattaaatttaatttgatataaataatacgtaccaactttcaaaaatgttttcaattCCAAGGGTTGAATCAAGGCATTTCTgtctgtttttttaaaattatgatcaATATCCGTTTCCTGTCTTTTATATAATTCGTAAGTTCCATCTGAATTTTGTATAAAACTTCTGGTTATTTCTAATGGAATAATTGGAGTTtcaaatatactttttacatGAAATATATTCGTTATTATCCATGTGTATTTAGTAAAAGTACCCAGAGGTACGCGATCTTTTCTAACGAACGCAGTGATAGAGTTTGGCagacgtttttttttgctgCCAAAAGAAATCCGCTCGCGcaagcaattaaaaaacacCTGGGGAACGTGAAAGACCAACGGGTCCGGCTTGCCGTTGAACTGAAAGTGCATAGTCTGGTTTATCCTTTCAGTTATCGATGCGAGCCATTTAGTAAACGATATATTGATATTGCTCTCATTAATATTCTCACTGTAGtcgtcattatttttattctggtTGTTATTACGCCTCTTTATTATCCACGGATTTCTCCGAGCTCTTTTTATCCCGTTTAATTGACTAGCTTTAGCATTTTGTACATTTGTTTTACTACTATCATTATCACTTACTATTGAGTTAATAGTACCGATATCCGAGGACGATTTATCTAATTTATCTTCATATTTACGTTTCATTGAAATCAATTTATCTTTAGCCAATGCCACATCGTtaactattttaatattactattattactattactgtTTATTATTGTACTGTCAGTATTTTTagtatcatttattaaattttcgacaataatattttgatcGACAGGATATGATTGTCCTGTAAAttcatcattaaataaatatccacTTGCATCATGATTTATTGTGAATTTCCCGCTATTTATCGATTGATCGACAATATTTACTGTATGTAAATCCGCAAAAGTTGAATCTCCTAAATTTGTATCgatctgtaattaaaataatacgttttaaatttcaaattatttattcccgcccttttttaaatcaaaattttaaaaagtaatgacttattaattcaataattttatttatactttcaatttcttGATAAAGATTgagttgataataatttaattggagttattttttaaattaaacatccgtgatttaaaattaacattcgGTTATTTGGACGTGagcaatttttgaatatacataataattagtatgaattaaaatgaaaggaaatataaattaccaCTTGATCAATATTATTAGGCAATATATATGCACTGTTGGTATTTATTTCTTCACCTATACCATCCGGAAGTATATTTAGATCGATTGGTATAGAATCTATATCTGGAAGCCTTCCGCCATCAAACGTTTGCGTTTCATTAAATGTATCAtcatgtaatataaataagtgaTGGTCGTCCAATGGCCCAAAGTCTGTCAcgattttgttaataaaatctgtggaaatttaataaaaataaaaatataatttatttaaattaaattattaaacaaatcgCTTACCCATTTCACTCATTTTGTCTGCTTCGTGctgcaaatttaaattcgGCTGCTGCTTCTCATGTTCTAGTTGTTTCTGCAGCTCTATCTCTTGCTCTTGCTCTTGTTCTTTCTCTTGCTGTCTAAGTTCATCAGACTCATTTTTATCGATATGTATGTAGTAATCAAATTCTTCAGATAATTTTGGGTCGCTTGCAAAGGCACAAATACATGCGTAAAAATGCGCACAtcttttatcacttttattttcatctgtTTTAGACTCcgactattaaaaaaaaatataatcaatacatcaactaaataatttaataaatgattaactTACAGCTgatttctctttatttttatctgactTCGAGTCggcctaaaaaataaatcaaaagttgAGACAAAAATATGGAATAatcaaataagtaaataataaaattactcacaGAATCAGGACACtcgcaaaaatatttatgctccgttttatctttaactttatttgaataaaatacaatatgcAAATAACCAAGCGGTTGTTTAGGAGATGCCTTACACTTAACAgccattatatttttagatatcCTCTGCACCAGTGGCCCAACAGATTTAGTAGCCAGTAACCAAATTTTCTGTTTCATATCATTGCTTACTTTAAGTGACGACAGTATTGAGTTTTTAAGAGGCAAAGACTGGGCTTCGGAGTAACATTTGTAAGCAGCCTGAACGTGCTGGCACATTGAAGAGGTCAAGTCCTTGTCCTTATCATTGTCTTCTTCATGGCACTGAAGTACTCCAGTATCAAAACTCTTCTGACAGCTGTCGACAAAGCACAGTGAGGATGTCTGAGTGATAACTGTCGTCATATCACTCTGGACAGTTGCATTGACGACCGGCAATTGAACGAATCCCCTGTAATCTGGACCCTTACCGCGAATTCTCACAGAAAATATCTGCGCTATGGAATTTGTTATCAACTTGCATGCCTTGGTTGATATTTTACACCTGTCTCCAGACTCTTTGAAGATGACGTCGCAGTACTTATTTTTACAAGATAGTCCACGTGATCCAGTGAACGTTCCACACTTGGGGCACTTTTTAACTCCTCGTAGTGTTGCTTTGCCCAGGTCTGACAGCATGGATCTGATACGATCCTCACTAGacatctaaataataataaattgttattatttatatcaatgtatcatttatttaaaaattaattaattgttgaattagaaatattaaataattagattatttaaatataaataatcggAGGTTAACTCCGAGttcttgaataaatatttataaataaaataataaaatgaaacctACTTCTAGTAACTTAATAAGCCGTGCGGTCTTGCAGCCAGtgttaagtaattttaaataaaaattttaaattgtataataCAACGTGCCTATGAGCATCTGCGCCCAGTatgttgtttatttttagatacaaCATCTACACATAACTTTGGAAAAAAGGTCCACAATGTGTTTAGCATGTGTGtcatgttttatatatatatacaaatatactaCATAACATTCGCATATGTTCAGAGCAATCGGATATGCGCGcgcatttgaattttattttctccctCCGTAAAGTGCTGCCGCGAGCGGAGACTCGGGAGGTTTGAATTAAATGAGAGGGAAAGTGCGGGACATTACAGCTGATAAACTTACACATTGGCGTAGAATAATTGTTGTGAGCACgtgtgttattatttttattatttgtaataatctTAAATTGGAAATGTTAAGAATTTTAAGTGcgggtttaaataatttgagtaTGTCGTCAAGAATTGACAGCTGAGTTGgttatgaattaatttataatactgaagttagctgatgTTTAATAACTTTGAACTTTTTCAGaatgataaattgaaaaaaaatatttttaaaattgcactgatagtttttttaattttttacatgttcatatttttagttttttttttttatgatgtattcgttgaaaaaaaaagaaaattttcaagtgtctactaacttcaggatcattactTTGATACCGGCTACATGATCTGATTGTCCTGGGGgtgagttttatatttatttcatatttttttaaaaagttttaagttataaagcttttaattatcaatattttttaaatgaagttCATTAATCATcaggaaattttattgatactcaagatgagtgtgaatgtaactgtcagaaaagttttaaattttagaataaaaaataaaatgtaagttgagtaaaaataaaaaatgcgtatttagaaAAAGACAAGATCCGTACgcgcatatttttaaaatttcattatttatttatttaaaatttataaattgtcttatgtctgctacattcatactcattcTCAAGTTGgccgataataatttttggatttttttaaaaacgataaattataaaaaaaaatatttgaaaaaattgcacctatagcttctttaattttctacatgtgcatatttttagtttttatttttgcaatttgttaaaaaaaaaaatccgaaaattgttaactgTCTTCTAAGCaggatcataattttattttgttgctcattaataatttattgttattattatttttatataattaattacaagacTTCCACATGTACACGTACATGTgtgagataaaaaatgaatatataatatatatattgtaaaaatatatgacagtAGCGAATATAAATGTACATTGACCgctgagttttatttttatttatttactttggtGCTTAActgataaaactttttatgaaCATTAACATCAGCCACTTATCGTATTTCCTTACGCCCACAAGTTTCATTTGTCTATATAAACCCATTCAAATTACACAATACACAGTACGTATTGTGTTCAATTGAATTATATtgcttaaaataatacaaaatttaagtaaattatattaattaaattaataccgtaatttaattataatacttttgATAGTATTAGTACTCTTTTTGTACGGTACATTTGTCATAACAAAGTGACTAGTGAACccaagtaatttaaatgttgagTTCATCACAAAGCACCAGTGATGTACAAAGTCCAGAAAGTGAAAAGAGTTTCGCTTCTATTGATCTGTCAAATGAAGATGATGAGATGGTTTTTATGAAGATTAATGAAATACGACAGTGGATTCATTCTGATAATAAACTGTGTGCTCGTACgggtaattatatatacatatgtattaataaatttacattgttcattatgaaaaaattaattaatagtgcgattaaaaataacaattaaatttttctagatgactttactttattaaaatttttaagatgttGTAATTACGACGTAACAAAAactcaagaaaaaatatataattattatgctcAAAGGACGAAATGTCCTGAATGGTTTCATGATAGAAATCCATTTTCATCAGAGCTTGAAGAATTATTAGATATGGGGTAaagattttttgtttaaataaaaagatttcaaatatttaaggtaaaagacctaaTACCTAATCAGGTAGCTAATTTTTTGATCAGATACTAGTTCCTTGATCAATTACTAGTTCTCTGATCAGttactgggtctcttaccttaaaaaaaaaaaaaaaaaaaaaaaaaaaaaaaaaaattgtatatttaatataaaaaaggaaattgttatatttagaGTATTTATACCTTTAATTCAATTCAATGATGAAGGAAGAATGATAATAATCATACGCGTCAGTATTCATGATccttataaacataaaatcgCAAATGTCATCAAGGTAACAGTCGCATAGATTTATgttaatgtatttatataaatttaaatatttaaatgaatatatatctCAGACAGGTAAGATGATTTTAGACGTTGCGATAAAAGATAGTATGACAGTTTCAACGATCGGAGTGATCGTGATCTTTGATATGAACAATGTCACTCTGAGTCACGGTCTCCAAATGACACCGCGAGTTGTGCAAAGACTCGTACACTCTTGGCAAGGATGTTATccggtaaaaataaattctcttaaCTTTATTAACGCGCCTCTTCATGTTAATGggattttaacaatatttaaaagttttatgagTCATAAAATGCGTACAAAAGTTAATGTCTACTCTAAAACCagtcagaattttttttcaaacattccTAGACATCTTCTGCCCGCGGAGTACGGCGGCTCTgctggaaatttaaaaaatttaataggtaatttatttttttaaattttaactgttttattttatttgaaattattttttttttagatcacTGGAAAATTgtcgtacaaaaaaataaagattggttaattgaagaagaaaaatatcgtgttattttataagttttaatataatatgtaagttttatttgtttagtaaataaatgtatatcaaaatatttacaatattggattacaattttaatttttttcattattcgtTCGCGTTAAAGGCAAGTAtacatattaaaattaagtttaattttgCTATTAACTactgacaaaaaatatatatttatatttatatataataataataataataataacaattaatgagCAACACACAATTGTTCACTTtaacaataaaagtttaacgtaaaatattatttatacaaatgtTTTGATGAAAGTACATTCATACTTACAATAGAATCATAcactgattaaataattttccacatctgtatttacaaataaccataaataataattaattaaaaaagaaattacaacgaaaaaaaaattctctttttttaaaaatgaaaaaacaaaattttttataaattttcttagctTTTAATAActgacataatttatttaaataaacattattataCTATATAAAAACCATGGATATCAGCATAAGATGTCGTGGATACTGCTTTGATATAAcaacttaacaataaaatCGTAATTTAAGTATCttaggaataaaattatctatcgataagattaatttttaaattctagacaaaagaatttatttatctagtctaaaatagtatttatgctaaaaaatttaattaaaattaaatttcgaggATTTAACCGCGTTTGAATTTTAGAACGAGCATACTGATGGTTAAAAATATGGCAATCCATGTTACTGTTGAGATAAAGCCATTGTAAACATCGGGCTCTGTTATCGTCCATCCTCTTGTCAACATTGATCTGAGCGACGTCGTTGCCATGGTCAGCGGCAACCCGTGCGATATATATCGTAATACTGTTGGCATTCCTTCGACCGGCCAAATAACCCCTGGAAAAAAAGAGTgatagtaaatttcaaaatgtctattgtactgtaaaaaattggaagTGAATTCGCAGTGATTTcggattttattcaaattcacATTCACTCTGAGGagattaagtaaataaacagtcattcGTTTCGCATTTActccgttaattttttaaagtgtaaATAACTTACCACTAAGTAAAAGTGTTGGATAAAAGCTACCTAATGCTAATTGAATAGCATTCCTTTCAAGTTCACATATCGCTGATATTACAAATcctaaaaagttatttataaaaccattaaTAACCTGGATGACTTAATGAATACAAGAgtacatttatatacttattatataCTTCTAAGaatgttaataaaaagaatagaTTTCTTTTTACCAGCACTTAGTTAATCTTACCGAAACACATGCCACAAAGACCTTGAAGAATAGTCAGTATGATTACCCAACCAATGTCGCCATTACACTCGACACCAAATACGAGaatcataaatataagtaCGAGAGCTGTTTGACCACACATTACGACGAATTGTGTAACAACAtgagaaaaaagaatttctccGGGCGACACTCCTGCGACCCAGCTTCTATCTAGTAAACCTTCGAGCCGTTCTATGATCAAAGATGACGATGTCAAAGCAACCGCTAAGAAAAATACAATTCTGGAAGATAGTAAATGTTACACAGCATTACTAAGTAATTGCGTTCGTGTGCtacttaacattttataataataacaacaataattataaatatttcgagTCTTACGTAAGAATAACTCCTGGAGCGACGAAGTCAGTGAAACTGGGGTCGTTTGTTCCGTAGATAGGATCGGAAAATTGTATCGGTACGTCAGCTAATTTTGTGTTAAAGCCACATTCAGCGAGCATCGATTTAGCAAAATCTCGGTATGAATATTGCAAATTTCTTGCCAACATTAACCCAATTTGTTGATCTATTatcgtaattaaatattaaatatcacgATTGCGAAATTATATTACATGTTACaagctaaataaattatttagtcttACTCGACATATCAAGCCAAACGCGGATTTCACTTTGATCTAACGTTTCATCATCAGCAGCTTGCCCAAGGTTCAGTCGTGCTATAAGCGAATCCGTAAAGTTCTCTGTAAAATACAAAGTACCCCAAGCTCTCCCTTGTTTTACTGCATCTATCGCCTGCTCCGGATACTGATAGTATTCCTGTCGACaagtaacaaaataaataaacaaataataattgttacgaAAAGGTATGACGAAATTAACGTACCTTTATAATCGTATCATTAGTGAGAAATTCTAAATATCGACAACTCAGACTACCAGCAAGACAGCCAGCTTTTATGTTGCACGATTTATTGTCCCAATTCATTTCGGAATTTACTATTGCTAGTTTGAGATCAGTTGGATCTCGCCCGATGGCAAGACAAAATAGAATTACCTGCATCACTGGCAATGCGAAAATAAACAGCATCactctgaaaaatatttttttattgttattactactgtttattttttttggagtcaatacaaaaattaacgTCACTTACCCGACATTTCTCCACAttcgaagaaaatttttctgcagCAACGCTCTCATTTTTCCTCTACTTGtcatatttaaaacatttgaTAGACTGCAGTCTGAACACATACCCGTCGAGTTTGTTTTAACACCAGCCATTGGTTTTCCATTTAACTACAATTAGAACATGAATTAAATCTATCAAATTCTCTGGATAAtgaccgaaaaaaaatatatatagatatatttacaTCATAATGACTGCCAACGCCATTAGTCGTGTCATGAATAAGAACTTCTTTACTTTGATGAAAATTCAATCCTACAACTCCAGACTCTTCAGTGACATAAACTGGTTCGTCTTTTTTACCCCAGTTTAAGGAAGCctagaataattttcaaaaattaaaaacgtttCTTGTTCGACTTCctgatatgaaaattttaaattttcaaaagaaaggGAAGTtgttggtttcggtccgattttaaaaaatcaaattcccattaaatctCAACGTTTCGAGATCTCAGGAAGTTTTTCTGATTATTTCTGGATGGCCATCcatgtgcgtgtgtgtgtaaactaatttttgcctaaaaaataactcattttCGGTCTAATCGTTTTGTCATCTCAAAGAGGTCAAAAGTTTGCCAATAATAGCTctctgagctcgaaaacagcgggaagttggGGTTGGCCCACGGGTCAACggcttttagattttttttactatttcttatcatttaatttttgatttaaattttgagtgaAAATTTACCATGCTAATGTTGTTTGAGATATTCAGTTCAGTAGTAGGTTGAGTGGTTTGTCCTTGTTTACGTGACAATTTGAGAAAAACATCTTCTAAAGATGCACAATTATACATTGTCAACAAAGCTCTTGGAGATTCTTCAGCCAGCAATCTGCCGCTTCGCATTAATCCGATCTACaagcagtaaaaaatattgtagtagaaaaaaaaatcaatcgcGTAATACGTTTTCTAATAGAAACATAACGCCTGATTATTGaataaacataatatttaCCGTGTGAGCTTGTCTTGCTTCCTCAATATAATGCGTTGTAATGATGACTGTTTTGTTTCCGTCTTTAGTTATTTGCACCAAGTGATTCCAAATactggaaatttatttatatttttattaagctTCAAGATTACTTATTTGTTACACTAtagagttaaatttaaatgagagCGTTTCTGTAATTTTgtttgacttaaaaatttctatccataaaaaaaaccgcgacATCATGTTCCATTCatgagaattattattttaaaaatattgtgtattCGCAGtagcaaaatatttatattataaattcttGTTTTTTATCCAGACTTGAGACGCGAGAACGAAGATGATTTCCTTGCACTTTAACTTGTAAGCGAGCCTTGTAACTCGCCGCAAAAAAGTCTATCAATGTCTATGCCACTTATGACGCAAACGAAATctacctttttttttagtaattacatttagtataaaaagaattagaaatagaaatataaaagaaaaataagtgGTGTTGAAGCATACCTTTGTCTTAATAGAGGATCTACACCGACAGTCGGTTCATCTAGGATCAAAAGTTCAGGATCATGCATAAGTGCCACGGCGAAAGAGACACGTCTCTGCTGGCCACCACTATttgcataataaataaaaacggaaaaaaattaattacttccaCGTCAACGCTTGAtcttaagtttaaaaaaaaaattcatttataaatcacctcaaattttttacaaggcGGTTCTGCGAAGGCAGATCCAAAAACTGCAATAAAAACCTCAATCTCTCGACAATTTCACTGGTGTCCATACCGAATATCCACCCAAAGTACATCATAGTTTCGCGGATGGTAAATTCTCCATACAAAGCGATTTCTTGTGGCATATATCCGACCTGTTTACCAGGAACTCCAGAGCCCTTCGTACCGGGTTTCCCACCTAGCACAAATATTTCTCCAGAATTTAGTCGCCTTCTTCCGACAATACATGACAGCAAAGTTGTTTTACCACAACCACTCGCACCCAGAAGGCCGTATctaaataagtttaaaattattttttttatcagtccGCAACCTTGAATATTATGAGACAATTTTGCATACACCAAAGTCCActtctatattattattaattactgtcattatgtttatatacataaatatata comes from Microplitis demolitor isolate Queensland-Clemson2020A chromosome 8, iyMicDemo2.1a, whole genome shotgun sequence and encodes:
- the LOC103572378 gene encoding retinol-binding protein pinta gives rise to the protein MLSSSQSTSDVQSPESEKSFASIDLSNEDDEMVFMKINEIRQWIHSDNKLCARTDDFTLLKFLRCCNYDVTKTQEKIYNYYAQRTKCPEWFHDRNPFSSELEELLDMGVFIPLIQFNDEGRMIIIIRVSIHDPYKHKIANVIKTGKMILDVAIKDSMTVSTIGVIVIFDMNNVTLSHGLQMTPRVVQRLVHSWQGCYPVKINSLNFINAPLHVNGILTIFKSFMSHKMRTKVNVYSKTSQNFFSNIPRHLLPAEYGGSAGNLKNLIDHWKIVVQKNKDWLIEEEKYRVIL
- the LOC103572377 gene encoding ABC transporter G family member 20 isoform X1, whose product is MANIKDDTQAERIRKMFSWSSGLPREGTPGGGYTNPSVETILNSESNMDNNVVAPSTVLSTPGLNNVAWNRQQAVSVRHAFKTYGSSKNPNPVLQNLNMTVAKGSIYGLLGASGCGKTTLLSCIVGRRRLNSGEIFVLGGKPGTKGSGVPGKQVGYMPQEIALYGEFTIRETMMYFGWIFGMDTSEIVERLRFLLQFLDLPSQNRLVKNLSGGQQRRVSFAVALMHDPELLILDEPTVGVDPLLRQSIWNHLVQITKDGNKTVIITTHYIEEARQAHTIGLMRSGRLLAEESPRALLTMYNCASLEDVFLKLSRKQGQTTQPTTELNISNNISMASLNWGKKDEPVYVTEESGVVGLNFHQSKEVLIHDTTNGVGSHYDLNGKPMAGVKTNSTGMCSDCSLSNVLNMTSRGKMRALLQKNFLRMWRNVGVMLFIFALPVMQVILFCLAIGRDPTDLKLAIVNSEMNWDNKSCNIKAGCLAGSLSCRYLEFLTNDTIIKEYYQYPEQAIDAVKQGRAWGTLYFTENFTDSLIARLNLGQAADDETLDQSEIRVWLDMSNQQIGLMLARNLQYSYRDFAKSMLAECGFNTKLADVPIQFSDPIYGTNDPSFTDFVAPGVILTIVFFLAVALTSSSLIIERLEGLLDRSWVAGVSPGEILFSHVVTQFVVMCGQTALVLIFMILVFGVECNGDIGWVIILTILQGLCGMCFGFVISAICELERNAIQLALGSFYPTLLLSGVIWPVEGMPTVLRYISHGLPLTMATTSLRSMLTRGWTITEPDVYNGFISTVTWIAIFLTISMLVLKFKRG
- the LOC103572376 gene encoding uncharacterized protein C2orf42; this encodes MSSEDRIRSMLSDLGKATLRGVKKCPKCGTFTGSRGLSCKNKYCDVIFKESGDRCKISTKACKLITNSIAQIFSVRIRGKGPDYRGFVQLPVVNATVQSDMTTVITQTSSLCFVDSCQKSFDTGVLQCHEEDNDKDKDLTSSMCQHVQAAYKCYSEAQSLPLKNSILSSLKVSNDMKQKIWLLATKSVGPLVQRISKNIMAVKCKASPKQPLGYLHIVFYSNKVKDKTEHKYFCECPDSADSKSDKNKEKSASESKTDENKSDKRCAHFYACICAFASDPKLSEEFDYYIHIDKNESDELRQQEKEQEQEQEIELQKQLEHEKQQPNLNLQHEADKMSEMDFINKIVTDFGPLDDHHLFILHDDTFNETQTFDGGRLPDIDSIPIDLNILPDGIGEEINTNSAYILPNNIDQVIDTNLGDSTFADLHTVNIVDQSINSGKFTINHDASGYLFNDEFTGQSYPVDQNIIVENLINDTKNTDSTIINSNSNNSNIKIVNDVALAKDKLISMKRKYEDKLDKSSSDIGTINSIVSDNDSSKTNVQNAKASQLNGIKRARRNPWIIKRRNNNQNKNNDDYSENINESNINISFTKWLASITERINQTMHFQFNGKPDPLVFHVPQVFFNCLRERISFGSKKKRLPNSITAFVRKDRVPLGTFTKYTWIITNIFHVKSIFETPIIPLEITRSFIQNSDGTYELYKRQETDIDHNFKKTDRNALIQPLELKTFLKVGYTSPNQREPTPFIIEWIPDLLPVSKIGEMRIRFEFDHKKNDPTDRQRMKATL
- the LOC103572377 gene encoding ABC transporter G family member 20 isoform X2; the protein is MDNNVVAPSTVLSTPGLNNVAWNRQQAVSVRHAFKTYGSSKNPNPVLQNLNMTVAKGSIYGLLGASGCGKTTLLSCIVGRRRLNSGEIFVLGGKPGTKGSGVPGKQVGYMPQEIALYGEFTIRETMMYFGWIFGMDTSEIVERLRFLLQFLDLPSQNRLVKNLSGGQQRRVSFAVALMHDPELLILDEPTVGVDPLLRQSIWNHLVQITKDGNKTVIITTHYIEEARQAHTIGLMRSGRLLAEESPRALLTMYNCASLEDVFLKLSRKQGQTTQPTTELNISNNISMASLNWGKKDEPVYVTEESGVVGLNFHQSKEVLIHDTTNGVGSHYDLNGKPMAGVKTNSTGMCSDCSLSNVLNMTSRGKMRALLQKNFLRMWRNVGVMLFIFALPVMQVILFCLAIGRDPTDLKLAIVNSEMNWDNKSCNIKAGCLAGSLSCRYLEFLTNDTIIKEYYQYPEQAIDAVKQGRAWGTLYFTENFTDSLIARLNLGQAADDETLDQSEIRVWLDMSNQQIGLMLARNLQYSYRDFAKSMLAECGFNTKLADVPIQFSDPIYGTNDPSFTDFVAPGVILTIVFFLAVALTSSSLIIERLEGLLDRSWVAGVSPGEILFSHVVTQFVVMCGQTALVLIFMILVFGVECNGDIGWVIILTILQGLCGMCFGFVISAICELERNAIQLALGSFYPTLLLSGVIWPVEGMPTVLRYISHGLPLTMATTSLRSMLTRGWTITEPDVYNGFISTVTWIAIFLTISMLVLKFKRG